The genomic segment GTAATGAAGGCGAACTCACCCCGGCTTCAGCGGCAAGACCGGGTGATGCTCTGGTGGTGACCAAGGGACCGGCGATTGAGGCAACAGCAATCCTTGCGCTGCAAGCCGAAGAAGAGTTAAAGGCAAAACTCGGTATCCAGATGGTTGAAGATGCCAAGGCGCTGTTCTACCAGATGACGGTGGTGCCGGATGCGCTGCTTTGCCGGAATTATGCCCGGGCGATGCACGATGCAACCGAAGGCGGGCTACTGGGCGGTGTTTATGAAATGGCGGCGGCAAGCGGCATTGGCGTCACGGTTTATGAGGAAAAGATTGTTACCAATGACGCGGTAAAGGCGGTGTGCAATTATTTTGAAATTGACCCGCTGGTTGCAATCAGTGAAGGGACGCTCGTCTGTGCGGTGCCACCCGAAAGGGTTAATGAGTTAAAGGCGGCCGCAGGGCAAGCAGGACTGCCGCTGTATGAGATTGGTGAGTTTACCGCCGGCATCCGGCGTTTTATTCGGCGTAACGGCAAGGAGGAGCCGCTACTGCCGGTTAAGGAAGACCCGTTCTGGCAGGCGTATTTTAAAACGGTGATGAAATGAACAACTCCCGCGAAGAGGTTCGCAACCGGCTCAGCGCTGCTGTTGCGCTTCTTGAATCTTGCCCGGAATTTGCCCGGTTGATACCCGAAGTGCGCACCAATATCGTCTTTGCATCGGTTGATGCCCGAACCCCGGCGGATATCGCTGCGGTCGATGGCCGAATCACCGTTGTCGGCGGCAAGCCCAAAGCCAGCGGGCCGGTCCAGTTTGGTGCCTCAGACCATCTTGCCCGACTGGTACTTGAATTACGCCAGTTTCAGCCCGCAATCCGCACCGCCCTCAACTTCCGCTGGAATGAGCAAATACTCAGTTTTGTCACCACCTGGGCAGCACAGCACGGAAAAAAACTCGGCGTGATCGACCGAACCAAGGAACCGGACACGGTAATCGGCAAAGACCGGATGTCAATCCCCTGGAAGGTGAAAGAACTGCTCGCCGGCACCGGAGGTACTGTACCCGAACTTTTTTATGAAACACGGGGCTGGGGAAAGGAACCGCTGTTTATCATCGTCGGCACCGACCCGGTAGTAATTGTTGAAGAGGTCACCGCCCTTGCCCGCGCTTATGCCCAGTTTCAACCGGAATAGCGGCCGGCGTTTGGTTGCTTCTTTTCAACCGGCGTTCCGCTTATCCCTACTAATTTTCCTCTTTATCGGTCGGTTTTGCCTATCGTCGCCCTTTCTGCCGGTGGACAGCGTCAAACCGGGGATGAAAGGGTTTGGACTTTCCGTTTTCACCGGAACGCGCATCGACACCTTTCAGGTTGAGGTGCTTGATGTGATGAAGAAGGTTTCCCCGCGCGGTGACCTCGTTCTCTGTCGGCTTTCCGGTGCCGGGCTCGAAAACTCCGGCGTCATCGCCGGAATGTCGGGAAGCCCGGTTTATATTAATGACAAACTACTGGGTGCGGTCGCCTATGCCTGGTCCTGGGCAAAAGAACCAATTGCGGGCGTAACGCCGATTCAGGAGATGCTTGACATCTGGCAGGCACAATCCGGCTCGCGCCCGCGGTCCAAAGCACCGCGCTCCAATCTACCGCACCTGCCCATACCGATTGCCATCTCCGGTCTCAATCCGGAACTGGAACAACTGCTCACTCCGACATTGGCAGCCCTGGGAATGAAACCGGTTGCCGGCGCCAGCGGTGGCGGTACAACCGACACCAACGGGTTTGTGCCGGGCGGTGTTATCGGCGTCTCGCTGATTGACGGCGATGTGCGCGCCGCGGCGGTGGGCACAATTACCTATCGGGAAGGAAACCGCATCCTTGCCTTTGGCCACCCCTTCTTTCAGGGCGGCGATGTCCAACTGCCGATGACCAGTGGTGTCATTCACTCAATCCTGCCTTCATTCGCCACTTCATTCAAACTATTTTCACCCGGACCACCGGTTGGCACCGTAACCCAGGACCGGGCGCCTGGTATTGCCGGCACAATCGGCACCGTGCCACCCATGCTACCGGTTCGGGTTGTTGTCAACTCCCCAAAAACCCGTGACACTTACAACTTTCGCATCGCCATCCACGAACAACTAACCCCGGAATTTATGCCCATCGCGCTTGCCGAAGCGGTTTTACAAACCGAAGGCACCCTCGAAGAGGTAACATTAAACAGCAACCTACTTTTACGTTTTACCGATGGCATCACCACCCAAATCCGCCACACCTTTGCCGGCATCAGCCCCGTTTCCGCCTTGCTGGAGAACACCCGCAATGAGTTGAAATTTCTCTTTGCCAACGACATCAAACCGGTTGCGCTCGAAACGGTGGAAGCAATAATAAACATCACCCCGGGACGCACCAGCGCCGAACTGATTGCCGCAGTGCCGGAACGCACCTGGGTTCATCCCGGTGAAACCCTGGCGATCCATCTTGAAATCCGGGACTATCGCGGCACCGAAACCGAACAGATTGTCCGAATACCCATACCGGCAACAACACCCCCCGGCACCATCAATGTGAGCCTGACCAGCGCCGCCGAGTTCTTTAATCAGCAAATTCAGCGCCTGCCCCGGCTTGCCAACCCAACATCGCTCACCCAACTGCTAAAACTGCTCGAGGATTCCGGAAGGGAAGACGAACTGATTGTTGCCGGATTTCTTACCCAGCCGGCGCTGGCGTTAGGCGAACGCGAAATGCCCAATCCCCCGCCCTCAATCATCCAGATTTTTTCCTCAGGTAAAAAAGGCGGTCGAATTCAGCCGGTGCCCAACAGCCTGCTCTTCAAAATTCCTGTTAGACTTAATCGGGTGATTCAGGGGTCGGTAAGTTTTGACCTGGAGGTCAAATGAAACATTTTATCACCATAGGACTTTTTTTGTTTGTTGCTTTTGGCACAAACGCCGCAGTATGGACGACAGCCGGGACCGAAGAACTTTTCGACAACCTGGACGAGATTGAGTTCCAGAATGTCCAGTTGCCGGCAACCGGTGCGATAAAACTGGCGCCCGCGGTACTGCCGCTCCTCACGCTTGAGGAAAACGCCGTCTGGCAGATTGTTGCCGACCGCAAAAACACTCTCTATCTCGGCACCGGTGACCGGGCAAAACTTTTCCGTTACTCGGTCTCGGGCAAGCGCCTCGATTCGCTCTGGTCCGGTGCCGAAGGCGCCATCACCGCCCTGACCACGGGCGCTGACGGAACGGTTTACTGGGGGACAACACCGGAAGGAAACATCTACCGCCTTTATCCCGGTGCCGAAGTCGAACTGTTGACCACGACCGAAGCGACCTTCATCTTTGCCCTTAGCGCGGCGCCCGACCGTTCGCTGCTCTGCGCCACCGGTCCTGAAGGCAAACTTTTCCGTGTGCTCCCCGACCGCCGAAAAGAGGTTTTGTTTACCGCCCCTCAGGCACACCTCACCACCCTGCACTGGCTCAAAGAAGGCAAAGAACTGCTCATCGGCACTTCGCCCGATGGAATCGTGTACCGGTTAACCATCCCTTACGGTTTCACCCGCGCCTCGGTTACAACCTTTTACGACACACCATTAAACGAAATCCGCGCCTTAGCCCGCGACCGAACCGGAAACATCTATATCGCGGCAAACCCCGCCGACGATTCGCAGCCGGCGGTCTTCTGCGTTGATACCAGCGGCATCCTGCGCTGGAAATGGAACTGCCCGGACTCGGTGATTTTTAACATCCATTATGAGGCGCACCAACTCTATGTCCTGACCGGCAACCGGGGTATCGTTTATTCCCTTGACTCCATTGGCAACCCGACCCTGCTCTCCCGGCTTGACGCCCGCCAGTTGATCGCCCTTTTACCCCTGAAAGACAACCTCTACATCGGCACCGGCAACCCCTGTCAACTCTATCGCCTCTCCTCTGTTTATGCCGATTCCGGATTCATCACCAGTTTGCCCTTTGACCTCGCCAACCCGGCACGGTTTGGCCGCCTTGACCATTTCGCCCGCATTCCCGCCGGCACCGAAATAGCTTTCGCCACCCGCTCGGGCAATTCCGAAAAACCCGACTCAACCTGGAGCCCCTGGCAACCAGCCACCGGCAAAGTCAACTCTCCCCCGGGCAGATTCCTTCAGTGGCGGGCAAACCTGTTTACCCGCTTTCCCAACATTAGTCCGGAACTGGAACGGGTAGACATCTATTATGCGGCGGTCAACCGTCCCCCCTTGATTTCCCGACTGGAAATCGCTCCCCTGTCAGAATCCGACGCCCGCAAGGGCAATGCTGAACCCCGCCGCACCGTATCCTGGTCCGCCTCAGACCCTGATGGGGATTCGCTTACCTTTCAGTTGTTCATTCTGCCCGTTGACACCGGCGCGGCAACACCCAAAACATTGGGGCAAAAAATTGCCCAGGACCTGACCGAAACCCGTTACGAACTTGACACCCGTACCCTGCCCGATGGCTGGTACCGGCTACGCCTTGTCGCCTCGGATTGCGCCGACCGCCCGGCAACTTCTTGCCTGACAGGCGAGCGGCTGACACCGATTTTCCTTATCGACAACACCCCACCCCAGATTGTCGGATTAAAAATTGAACCGAGCCGAACAACCCAATCAACCGCTTTTGTCCAGTGGAAAATTACCGATGCCATCTCGCCGATCGTCTCCTGCCGGATTTCGCTTAACGCCGGGCCCTGGCTGCCGCTCGAACCACGGGATGGAATTTTCGACTCACCGCAAGAACTCTTCTCCTATTCTCTCTCGCTCGCACCCGGCACCAACACCATCGCGATTTGGGCGACCGATGCCAGCGGCAACTCAACCACCGCCCGCACCTTTTTCAACCGCTAAACCGCACCCGGCTGCTCGCGATTAGTTTACAGCCGGCGCCGACCAACGCCCCACTTCAAATTGATATTCCATCTCTTATCCGGAATAAACAAAAACCCACCGTAATTTTAATTTCCCATACCATCCTGGATACTACCCCAGGGATGGGTAGGGAAAATCGCTCCCCGGCAAATTAACCCATCAAAATACAGAGGGTTATGTTATTGGCTACAAATATGCCCTGTATACTTTAAAGTATACTTACCCGCCGTGGCAAACCCGCCCCAAAATCCGCTTTTCACCGCCTATCCGGTTCCGGGTGATTGCCCATAAAATCCTTACGCCCTTTATCGCTTCTGCTGCTGTTTAAGTTGTCAACCCTAGGTGCCGAAACGCCCGCTCCAGCCGCGTAACCTCCTGATGGTGCGTCATATCAAGGTGCAACGGTGTCACCGAAATGTATCCGGCGTAAACCGCCTCAAAATCCGAACCCGGGGTCGGGGCAAACCCCATCTCGCCATCAATCGTCCAGCAAACTCCGCCGTCCGGTAAACGTTTTTTGACCGCCATATCCCGGTAAATTCTTTTACCCAGTCGGGTCACCTTCACACCGCGCACCGGTTCTGCCGGTACATTAACATTGAGCAGGCACTTTTTCGGCAGCAACCCGTCCAGCAAAAGCGGCACCAGGGCTCTTAAAAACTTTAGCACCGGCTCCCGATTTACACCCGCCTTTAGATAAGAAACCGCTACTGCGGGCACGCCGAGCAGTGCGCCCTCAATCGCCGCTGCCACAGTCCCGGAATACAGTACATCATCCCCCATATTCGGACTGTCATTGATGCCGGAAACCACGAGGTCGATATCCTTTTTCAAAATCCCGTGATGCGAAATCAGAACACAATCGGTCGGTGTCCCGTAAACCGCAAACCATCCCGGACGCAACCGCCGCACCTGGATCGGTTTGCGCAAAGAAAACGAGTGGCTTGCTGCCGATTGATTGACCGCTGGTGCCACGACAAACCGGCGCCCTAACCCCCGCAGCCCGTCGTAGAGCTCCTTAAGCCCCGGCGCCTTGATGCCATCGTCGTTGGTGATTAGAATCAGCGGTCTTTTCTCTTTCATATCTTATCGGATTGAAATGTTACCCCCTGAATGGGGCAAAGTCAAATCGGCAAATCGAATTTCAAAATTTTCCTGGTCGGTAAACCGTCCCTTATCCGCTTGACTTTATCACTCCCCCGATTAAAATTGCAAGATGCTGGGTGGCGTAGCTCAGATGGCAGAGCAGTGGAATCATAATCCACGGGTCAGGGGTTCGATTCCCTTCGCCACCATTAACAAAACGCAAACGGAACCGGTGGTACGGTTGATTATCGTAACTAAAAACGGGTTGCGGGACCAGAGGGTCCCGCTTTTATTTTAAAAGGAGGCGCAATGGGTTTAGAAGAAACCAAGTCAAAGTTCATCTGGATGAACGGCAATTTCGTCCCCTGGGAAGATGCCCGAATCCACATCTGCTCCCATATTATTCACTACGGCACCGGCGTATTCGAGGGGTTGCGGTGCTACAACACCCCTAAAGGTCCGGCGATTTTCCGGCTCCAGGACCACACCGAAAGACTTTTCAACTCGGCAAAAATTTACCGCATGGAACTGCCGTTCACAAAAGAAGAAATCAACCAGGCAACTGTGGAACTGATTAAGAAAAACGAACTCAACGAATGCTACATCCGGCCGATTGTCTATCGCGGCTACCAGGAACTTGGTGTCAACCCATTTACCTGTCCGGTAGAAGTTGCCCTGATAACCTGGAAATGGGGTAAGTACCTCGGACCCGAAGCGCTGGAACAGGGAGTAGATGTGATGGTATCCTCCTGGAACCGAATGGCACCCAACACATTCCCGGCGATGGCGAAGTGTTGCGCCAACTATATGAACTCACAGTTGATCAAAATGGAGGCGCTCACCTATGGCTTTGTTGAAGGTATCGCCCTTGATGTCTCGGGTTTCGTGTCTGAAGGCTCGGGCGAGAACATCTTTGCGGTCCGTAAGGGAGTTATCTACACCCCACCGCTTCATGCCACCATCCTTCCCGGCATCACCCGTGACACCGTCATCACCCTTGCCCGGGAACTGGGTTACGAGGTCCGGGAGACCAGTATGCTGCGCGAATTTCTCTACCTTGCCGATGAACTGTTCTTCACCGGTAGCGCGGCGGAAGTAACTCCGATTCGTTCGGTTGACAGGATTCCCATCGGCACGGGCAAATGCGGTCCGGTGACCAAGCGCCTTCAGGAAGAGTTCTTTGCCCTGATTGAAGGTAAAAGAGCCGACCGCTACAACTGGCTGACCTTTGTAAAGTGAAGATTGCCCTCGGCGCCGACCACCGCGGCTACAAACTGAAAGAACAATTGAAACAATATCTCCAGCGGCTGGGCTATACGGTTATCGACACCGGTCCTGACACACCGGAAAAGGTTGACTATCCCGACTACGCCCTTGCCGTGGCGCAACTGGTGGCAAAAGGCAAAGCGTCCCGTGGTATTTTGATTTGTGCCACCGGCATCGGGATGTCAATCACCGCCAACAAACTGCCTCGGATTCGTGCTGCCCTCTGCACCAGTGTCAAGATGGCGCGCCGGTCCCGGGAACACAACAACGCCAACATCCTCTGCCTTGGTGCCGACCTTCTCAACTTTGCCCAGGCAAGAAAAATGGTCCGCGTCTGGTTGACAACCGACTTCACCCGCGGTCGTCACACCCGCCGGTTAAGGAAAATCAGCGCTATCGAATCAGCGCTGCAGAGCGATAAGAGAAATCAAGATTGATGCGGTAGGAATACCGACCGCGGAAAGAATCGTAGCGTAATCCTGCCACCACTTTACGGTATAACGGGGCACCATCACGACATCACCTGGTTCCACGGTTGGATTGCCTTTACCAGAAATTCGTTTACCCTGCCGGAGAATCCACACCCGGGAAAGGTGCCCGTACTCGGTTGGACCACCTGCCTGTCCGATGTAATCGGCAACTCTTAGATTGGGAGTGTACAGAAACGACCCGGGGTTGTTTACCTCACCTTCCACATATACATAACTGTTTATCGGCGGCACGACCAGAATATCGGCGTTAACCATTTCGATGTTCTGCGTTGAGTCGCCGGCAAACAAAACCTCGTGCAGGTTAACCGGAATCTTTTGCCGGGCGCCCGAACCACCCAGGATTAGCCGTTCGATATAACAGTTGTGTAAATCCGCCCAGGGCGTAACACCACCCGCCTTGCGTAGAATGTCAAACACCCGTTCTCCCGGCTTCAACTCGTAAGTGCCTTCACTCATCCGTTCCTTTTCCGTGGTGAGCGCCGATGTCCGAATCCGGTACTCACCCCGGCCAAAAACCGCCCCGCGCACCGTAACCAGCCCTTCAACCGGCGGCACATATATCACATCACCCGATTCGATGAACGGATTGGCATTGAGGTCCCCCTCCTGCTCAAACCGTTCAATATCAACCTTGGCAAAAGGCAGCCCGCCGCGTAAAAGCATGATATTGGTTTTCGAACCGAGCGGCGAAAGCCCGCCCGCCCGGGCAACAACTTGAGAAACACGCTCCACGGGCGATGCGTTGTAAGCACCCGGATACTGCACTTCGCCCGTAACAAACACAATCGCCGAACGCAACCCGACCAGCGTAAGTTTAACCGTTGCACCCTTAAAATACCGCTGGATAATCTTCGTCATCGTATCCTGCGCCTGCCTTAAAGATAGCCCGGATACGGTAATCGCATCCACCACATCAACCGTTGCCCCTTGTCCCACATTGCTCGTTGCAATACCGGTTAAAGGCATATTAACGGTGATTTTGCCCTCATAGGTAACCGCACTCTGATACGAGTAAGTAACGCTCCCGGCAACCGTTACCAAAAGCCGGTCCCCGGGCATCAAAATGTACTTGTCAGAAATGATTGGGCTCTCCACGCCCACCAGACTGGGCAACGGCGAAACCCCTGATTGCGTAATCCCCGGAATGTTGACACCACCGATACCGGAAAAAACCGCTGAGCCGACATCCTGAGTCCAGCCCGCACTAAGCACCAGAAGCGAAATCAGTAACGCCTTTTTAAACACGCTGGATTGTAAAATTATATTTTCGGTTTGTCAACAATTGACTCACCGCACTTGCCAGTTTAAACAGCGCAATCAGACCAACCGCACCAATCACCCCAGCAATCGGCAAAACCCCAAGCGCCATCACAAATCCACCAGCCGCACCGCCTGCCCAATCAAGAACCGTTAAATAACCGGCGCGCCGCGGCTCAGCCATCGTCGTTAACTCCTCGCTTGCCAAAGCAAACTGTCCGCCTAAACAGATTCCCACCACCAGAACGAGCAAGAAGAAAAAAATCTGCCCGCCCCCTTTTACCAGAAACCAGACCGTACCTGTGCTCATTAGTATCATCAAATCAAAGAGCGCAAAAATCGCTGCCGGGCGTTTCGGACACCACCGGTTTATCAGACCCGCGCCGAGAACCGAACCGAACATAAACGACGCCAGCAGCAGTGCCACCCCGGTATATACCGAACCAAATCGGCTCGCATAAACAAATATCGTCAACAGTGAGACGCCGGCGCCCGCAAACCCCGAGGTAAAAATACCCAGTCCCCGTGCTGGAGCAACGCGCTGGGTTTTTCTTCCCCATAAAACCACGCCCAACACCGCGCTAAGAAGAAAACCAACCACTGGCAACAGTAATCTTCTCAATGTGTTGGGCAACGTACCGTAAAAACGGCTGAACCCCGGGGAAGAACGCTGGTGCTCCCAAACCATATTGAGAAACAACTCCCGGGGAACAAGGTCGGTGTTGGGTGGGGCAACGGTCAATTTTCTTTTCACTATCGCCTGGCGAAATGGATTCAGCAAACCAGCAAGGTAAGCAGGTGTTAACACGCGCGTGTCAATTCCCATCCGCTCCCAGCGCGTTACCACACTCTCGGGAGAAGTTTCCAACCGTTCACCGGCAACAAGCAACGGAAA from the candidate division WOR-3 bacterium genome contains:
- a CDS encoding AIR synthase family protein, giving the protein MMLPRIGKLDTEAFERFIFPYLGAESSRVILGPRHGVDAAVIALDDAPAGSRRVMVVAEDPTFGMPVLLDNFGWGIVHICASDVAVMGIKPQFLSICLLLPPDTEPALLDRIWRQVDEECKRLGIAIVGGHTGVYPGIAYPLNGGCTVWGFGNEGELTPASAARPGDALVVTKGPAIEATAILALQAEEELKAKLGIQMVEDAKALFYQMTVVPDALLCRNYARAMHDATEGGLLGGVYEMAAASGIGVTVYEEKIVTNDAVKAVCNYFEIDPLVAISEGTLVCAVPPERVNELKAAAGQAGLPLYEIGEFTAGIRRFIRRNGKEEPLLPVKEDPFWQAYFKTVMK
- a CDS encoding phosphomethylpyrimidine kinase, with translation MNNSREEVRNRLSAAVALLESCPEFARLIPEVRTNIVFASVDARTPADIAAVDGRITVVGGKPKASGPVQFGASDHLARLVLELRQFQPAIRTALNFRWNEQILSFVTTWAAQHGKKLGVIDRTKEPDTVIGKDRMSIPWKVKELLAGTGGTVPELFYETRGWGKEPLFIIVGTDPVVIVEEVTALARAYAQFQPE
- the surE gene encoding 5'/3'-nucleotidase SurE translates to MKEKRPLILITNDDGIKAPGLKELYDGLRGLGRRFVVAPAVNQSAASHSFSLRKPIQVRRLRPGWFAVYGTPTDCVLISHHGILKKDIDLVVSGINDSPNMGDDVLYSGTVAAAIEGALLGVPAVAVSYLKAGVNREPVLKFLRALVPLLLDGLLPKKCLLNVNVPAEPVRGVKVTRLGKRIYRDMAVKKRLPDGGVCWTIDGEMGFAPTPGSDFEAVYAGYISVTPLHLDMTHHQEVTRLERAFRHLGLTT
- a CDS encoding branched-chain amino acid transaminase; this translates as MGLEETKSKFIWMNGNFVPWEDARIHICSHIIHYGTGVFEGLRCYNTPKGPAIFRLQDHTERLFNSAKIYRMELPFTKEEINQATVELIKKNELNECYIRPIVYRGYQELGVNPFTCPVEVALITWKWGKYLGPEALEQGVDVMVSSWNRMAPNTFPAMAKCCANYMNSQLIKMEALTYGFVEGIALDVSGFVSEGSGENIFAVRKGVIYTPPLHATILPGITRDTVITLARELGYEVRETSMLREFLYLADELFFTGSAAEVTPIRSVDRIPIGTGKCGPVTKRLQEEFFALIEGKRADRYNWLTFVK
- the rpiB gene encoding ribose 5-phosphate isomerase B — encoded protein: MKIALGADHRGYKLKEQLKQYLQRLGYTVIDTGPDTPEKVDYPDYALAVAQLVAKGKASRGILICATGIGMSITANKLPRIRAALCTSVKMARRSREHNNANILCLGADLLNFAQARKMVRVWLTTDFTRGRHTRRLRKISAIESALQSDKRNQD
- a CDS encoding SLBB domain-containing protein, whose translation is MFKKALLISLLVLSAGWTQDVGSAVFSGIGGVNIPGITQSGVSPLPSLVGVESPIISDKYILMPGDRLLVTVAGSVTYSYQSAVTYEGKITVNMPLTGIATSNVGQGATVDVVDAITVSGLSLRQAQDTMTKIIQRYFKGATVKLTLVGLRSAIVFVTGEVQYPGAYNASPVERVSQVVARAGGLSPLGSKTNIMLLRGGLPFAKVDIERFEQEGDLNANPFIESGDVIYVPPVEGLVTVRGAVFGRGEYRIRTSALTTEKERMSEGTYELKPGERVFDILRKAGGVTPWADLHNCYIERLILGGSGARQKIPVNLHEVLFAGDSTQNIEMVNADILVVPPINSYVYVEGEVNNPGSFLYTPNLRVADYIGQAGGPTEYGHLSRVWILRQGKRISGKGNPTVEPGDVVMVPRYTVKWWQDYATILSAVGIPTASILISLIALQR